One window from the genome of Nicotiana tomentosiformis chromosome 5, ASM39032v3, whole genome shotgun sequence encodes:
- the LOC104112793 gene encoding glutathione S-transferase DHAR3, chloroplastic gives MSTVKITPSAAALSTSIKHFANIQRPKFIAPRRAFTIISMAPLEICVKQSITTPNKLGDCPFTQRVLLTLEEKNLPYDMKYVDLRNKPEWFLKISPEGKVPLIKLDEKWVPDSDVITQALEEKFPQPPLTTPPEKASVGSKIFPKFVAFLKSKDPSDGAEQELLDELTAFNDYLKENGPFINGNEVSAGDLSLGPKLYHLEIALGHYKNWSVPYSFPYVKSYMKSIFSRESFINTRALKEDVIEGWRPKVMG, from the exons ATGTCGACAGTGAAGATAACACCATCGGCAGCTGCACTTTCAACCTCTATCAAACACTTTGCCAACATCCAACGCCCCAAATTTATAGCCCCAAGAAGAGCTTTCACTATAATATCAATGGCCCCTCTTGAAATTTGTGTCAAACAATCAATTACTACCCCGAACAAGCTCGGCGACT GCCCGTTTACGCAGAGGGTTTTGCTGACTTTGGAGGAAAAGAACCTTCCATATGACATGAAGTATGTTGATTTGAGAAACAAGCCTGAATG GTTTTTGAAGATAAGTCCTGAAGGTAAAGTTCCACTTATAAAGCTTGATGAGAAATGGGTTCCGGATTCAGATGTCATTACACAGGCACTCGAGGAGAAATTCCCTCAACCTCCGCTGACAACTCCTCCCGAGAAGGCTTCCGT TGGATCAAAGATCTTTCCAAAGTTTGTTGCTTTTCTGAAAAGCAAAGACCCGAGTGATGGAGCAGAGCAAGAATTACTTGATGAGCTGACAGCTTTTAATGATTACCTTAAAGAAAAT GGCCCATTTATAAATGGAAATGAGGTATCTGCCGGGGATCTGTCGCTTGGACCAAAGCTATACCATTTAGAAATAGCTTTGGGGCATTATAAGAATTGGTCTGTTCCATATTCATTTCCCTACGTGAAGTCGTACATGAAG AGTATATTCTCCAGGGAATCATTCATCAACACGCGGGCGCTAAAAGAGGATGTCATTGAGGGTTGGCGACCAAAAGTCATGGGTTAG
- the LOC104087528 gene encoding DELLA protein GAI-like, with translation MKRDRDREKSQDGSSSGKSKIFEEQPDAGMDELLAVLGYKVKYSDMAEVAQKLEQLEMAMCTTLEDGISHLSTDTVHKNPSDLSGWVQSMLSELNNTSVPSNFDLIGSIEEKDLGESSSSIVINEQNRIISDDDLRAIPGGAVFATESNKRQRCCVPLTADATTRPVVLVDSQETGVRLVHTLMACAEAVQQENFNVADALVRHIGILAVSQSGAMRKVATYFAEALARRIYKIYPQDSIESSYTDVLQMHFYETCPYLKFAHFTANQAILEAFTNCNKVHVIDFSLKQGMQWPALIQALALRPGGPPAFRLTGIGPPQPDNTDALQQVGWKLAQLAETIGVEFEFRGFVTNSLADLDAEILDLRSSTETEVVAVNSVFELHRLLARPGAVEKVLNSIKQMNPKIVTIVEQEANHNASVFLDRFNEALHYYSTMFDSLESSVSTSSTGSTQPIVNNHDLVMSEVYLGRQICNVVACEGADRVERHETLSQWRVRMNSAGFDPVHLGSNAFKQASMLLALFAGGDGYRVEENDGCLMLGWHTRPLIATSAWRFKAPGDAEL, from the coding sequence ATGAAGAGAGATCGTGATAGAGAAAAATCCCAAGATGGTTCTTCTTCTGGTAAATCTAAGATTTTTGAAGAACAACCAGATGCTGGAATGGATGAGCTTTTAGCTGTTTTGGGCTATAAGGTTAAATATTCAGATATGGCTGAAGTTGCACAAAAACTTGAACAACTTGAGATGGCTATGTGTACAACATTAGAAGATGGAATTTCTCATCTTTCTACTGATACAGTTCACAAGAATCCTTCTGATCTTTCTGGTTGGGTACAAAGCATGTTATCTGAGCTCAACAACACTTCTGTTCCCTCTAATTTCGacttgattggtagtattgaagAAAAAGATTTAGGTGAATCTTCTAGTAGTATTGTTATCAATGAGCAGAACAGAATTATTTCTGATGACGATTTGAGAGCAATTCCAGGGGGAGCTGTTTTTGCAACAGAAAGTAATAAAAGACAGAGATGTTGTGTTCCACTAACAGCAGATGCAACAACAAGGCCAGTTGTACTTGTAGATTCACAAGAAACTGGTGTTAGACTTGTGCACACATTAATGGCATGTGCTGAAGCTGTCCAACAAGAGAATTTTAATGTTGCTGATGCACTTGTTAGACACATTGGAATTCTTGCTGTTTCACAATCTGGTGCTATGAGAAAAGTTGCTACTTATTTCGCAGAAGCATTAGCTCGACGAATCTATAAAATTTACCCACAAGATTCAATTGAATCATCTTATACTGATGTGTTACAGATGCACTTTTACGAAACTTGTCCGTATCTCAAATTTGCTCATTTTACAGCAAATCAAGCAATTCTTGAAGCTTTTACAAATTGCAATAAAGTCCATGTGATTGATTTCAGTTTAAAACAAGGGATGCAATGGCCAGCACTTATTCAAGCTTTAGCTTTACGTCCAGGTGGACCACCAGCATTTAGGCTTACTGGAATTGGGCCTCCGCAACCAGATAACACTGATGCATTACAACAAGTTGGGTGGAAGTTGGCTCAGTTAGCTGAAACTATTGGGGTCGAATTCGAATTTCGGGGATTTGTAACAAACTCATTAGCAGATCTTGATGCTGAGATTCTTGATTTAAGGTCAAGTACTGAAACAGAAGTGGTGGCTGTTAATTCAGTTTTCGAGCTACACAGATTATTGGCAAGACCTGGGGCTGTAGAAAAAGTGTTGAATTCGATCAAACAAATGAACCCGAAAATCGTGACGATTGTTGAACAAGAAGCGAATCATAACGCTAGTGTTTTTTTGGACAGGTTTAATGAGGCATTACATTATTATTCAACAATGTTTGATTCGTTAGAGAGTTCAGTATCAACATCATCTACTGGGTCGACTCAGCCGATTGTTAACAATCACGATTTAGTTATGTCTGAGGTGTATTTAGGGAGACAGATTTGTAACGTCGTGGCTTGTGAAGGTGCGGACCGAGTTGAACGACACGAGACGCTGAGTCAGTGGCGAGTTAGGATGAACTCGGCCGGGTTCGATCCGGTTCATCTCGGTTCGAATGCGTTTAAGCAAGCGAGTATGCTGTTGGCGTTGTTCGCGGGCGGCGATGGCTACAGAGTTGAAGAAAACGATGGGTGTCTTATGTTGGGTTGGCATACTCGGCCACTCATCGCCACCTCCGCGTGGCGGTTCAAGGCGCCCGGCGACGCCGAGTTGTAG
- the LOC104112792 gene encoding geranylgeranyl pyrophosphate synthase 7, chloroplastic-like, with product MAFLATISGHENLLLTNTLNNSFIFSGKPPHRHSYSFLPKKIQASSVANSSKTFQFKEEEFSSKTEKFILPEFDFKEYMKMKAIKVNKELDDAIPMQEPMKIHEAMRYSLLAGGKRVRPILCMASCEVVGGDESLAIPAACAVEMIHTMSLIHDDLPCMDNDDLRRGKPTNHKVFGEDTAVLTGDALLSLAFEHVATKTKDVTPQRMVQAVGELGSAVGSKGLVAGQIVDLASEGKQVSLTELEYIHHHKTGKLLEAAVVCGAIIGGGNEIDVERMRNYARCLGLLFQVVDDILDVTKSSEELGKTAGKDLVTDKATYPKLMGLEKARDLVGELVAKAMDELSYFDAAKAAPLYHFANYIAHRQN from the coding sequence ATGGCATTTTTGGCTACCATTTCTGGCCATGAAAATTTGCTCCTTACCAATACCCTAAACAATAGCTTTATTTTTAGTGGAAAACCTCCACATAGACATTCTTATAGTTTCCTCCCCAAGAAAATCCAGGCTAGCAGTGTTGCAAACTCATCCAAAACATTTCAATTCAAAGAAGAAGAATTCTCATCCAAAACAGAGAAATTCATCTTGCCTGAGTTTGACTTTAAAGAATACATGAAAATGAAGGCAATTAAGGTAAACAAAGAACTAGATGATGCAATACCAATGCAAGAGCCTATGAAAATTCATGAAGCCATGAGATACTCACTTCTAGCTGGTGGAAAACGTGTCCGGCCGATCCTTTGCATGGCTTCTTGTGAAGTAGTAGGAGGGGATGAATCCTTAGCTATTCCTGCAGCTTGCGCGGTTGAGATGATCCACACCATGTCACTCATCCACGACGATCTTCCTTGCATGGACAACGATGATCTACGTCGTGGCAAGCCCACGAACCACAAGGTTTTCGGGGAAGACACTGCAGTTCTAACAGGGGATGCACTTTTGTCTTTGGCCTTTGAACATGTAGCTACCAAGACTAAAGATGTGACACCCCAAAGAATGGTTCAAGCCGTTGGCGAATTGGGTTCAGCAGTTGGCTCGAAAGGGCTTGTGGCAGGGCAGATTGTGGACTTAGCTAGTGAGGGAAAACAAGTGAGCCTAACTGAATTAGAGTACATTCACCACCATAAAACAGGGAAACTTTTGGAGGCTGCTGTGGTTTGTGGGGCAATAATTGGGGGAGGGAATGAGATTGATGTGGAGAGAATGAGGAACTATGCTAGATGCCTTGGACTGTTGTTTCAAGTGGTAGATGATATTCTTGATGTTACTAAATCATCAGAAGAGTTGGGAAAGACAGCTGGTAAGGACCTAGTGACTGATAAGGCTACATATCCTAAGTTGATGGGGCTTGAAAAAGCTCGGGATCTCGTCGGAGAGCTGGTGGCTAAGGCCATGGATGAGCTGAGCTACTTTGATGCCGCCAAGGCGGCACCTCTTTATCATTTTGCTAATTATATTGCACATCGCCAGAATTGA